A stretch of the Sorangium aterium genome encodes the following:
- a CDS encoding sialate O-acetylesterase → MKPLLNVSLSRSRWALVSLFALVGGLACGVAEHPHDTQSVGAGDDFGPSSGAGAGTTTGGASVGGVMTAASGSGGGGSSGTSDAGSGGGPAPSGVTINLGGVDVPRERAIAFIHIGHSNMAGRATRPQSSRPFHFTETHPHAFMYHPGSAPELAIEPKTAGDTDAGGPGTALVKEAAMLAPDYYFISLGFGWPSAYCSQFVPGGLYYDKLIAAPKAIKGRVTFGGIFIYLGITERHGTAADRSGFPECINTLVTAIRNDVGEPTLPALMNDYEVEGSGEFVVGGAVATAIRPEIERCPSVVSNFALVSAEGVGMQDDHHFNLDGHRTWVQRALATMKDKGWRPWAP, encoded by the coding sequence ATGAAACCACTTCTCAACGTGAGCCTGTCCAGGTCTCGGTGGGCGCTCGTTTCCTTGTTCGCGCTGGTCGGCGGGCTCGCCTGCGGGGTCGCCGAGCATCCGCACGACACGCAGTCCGTCGGGGCGGGGGACGACTTCGGGCCTTCGAGCGGCGCTGGAGCGGGGACCACCACGGGTGGAGCTTCGGTCGGCGGTGTCATGACCGCGGCGAGCGGGAGCGGCGGCGGCGGGAGCAGCGGGACCAGCGACGCGGGGTCCGGCGGTGGGCCGGCGCCTTCGGGCGTGACCATCAACCTTGGAGGCGTGGACGTCCCGAGGGAGCGCGCGATCGCCTTCATTCACATCGGTCACTCCAACATGGCCGGTCGCGCCACGAGGCCCCAGAGCTCACGCCCGTTCCATTTCACGGAGACCCATCCGCACGCCTTCATGTACCACCCTGGCTCGGCGCCGGAGCTCGCGATCGAGCCGAAAACCGCGGGTGACACCGACGCCGGCGGGCCGGGTACGGCGCTGGTCAAGGAAGCCGCGATGCTCGCGCCCGACTACTACTTCATCTCGCTCGGATTCGGGTGGCCCTCGGCCTACTGCTCCCAGTTCGTTCCGGGCGGCCTCTACTACGACAAGCTGATCGCCGCCCCGAAGGCTATCAAGGGGCGGGTGACCTTCGGCGGTATCTTCATCTATCTCGGGATCACCGAGCGACACGGTACTGCCGCCGATCGCTCCGGTTTTCCCGAATGCATCAATACTCTCGTGACCGCCATTCGCAACGATGTCGGCGAGCCCACGCTGCCTGCATTGATGAACGACTACGAGGTGGAAGGCTCGGGCGAGTTCGTGGTCGGCGGCGCCGTGGCGACCGCCATCCGTCCCGAGATCGAAAGGTGCCCGAGCGTGGTGTCGAACTTCGCGCTCGTCTCGGCCGAGGGTGTGGGCATGCAAGACGACCATCACTTCAATCTGGACGGCCATCGCACCTGGGTGCAACGAGCGCTCGCGACGATGAAGGACAAGGGCTGGCGCCCGTGGGCCCCGTGA
- a CDS encoding tetratricopeptide repeat protein: MLPVAALLRHRTPLVAALLGLGAASTGLAPSADGDIWWHLAAGREMVARRGLLFTDPFSVSAQGRAWVDVHWLFQLAVYAVHQAVGLVGLVLVKCALIGLGAGFLYFALEARRGSWARGLLVTSLVGGLLAARSLLLVRPVIGTLVLLAFFWFALERFRRDGRVRHLLLLPLAQLVWANFQGLSALGPAVIAAYAVAALGWASFGQTRAWPFAREHAGALAPWARVQQLFATLGGCLLATCLTPFGLRGAALPALLLGRLLPGEHQVFAHDVAENLPPFELERLSDGEFWHFKWCLALLALSVLLAGRRLRLSHALLLLGFAGLALMSNRNVLLLYWVVAPIFAVNLAPALRRLCVSSFRRAGVRVAVGLNAVLLSALLLVSASAAAREPPLADPSPFRVPAESAARLDALPGGDVFAADHHGGYLIWRLYPRFRPYIDTRLVLRTADEFAEYLRLADEPERFEAFQARHSFAYVVLPVMFPERYQRLIGHLYASADWKLLYTDGSEVLFARRDLTPGVAEQPFREASETDRTLVQLGQRFADSPKVHAAARLSLATLHGVLGQFEQAERTLASLDTPQARALEARLRFAAGELDAAERLARQSLISQDDDVGSLNLMALIALRRGESAQGLGFLRRALRVRPFDPEATRILVNLEESRR; this comes from the coding sequence ATGTTGCCCGTCGCCGCCCTGCTCCGCCATCGCACGCCGCTCGTCGCGGCGTTGCTCGGCCTGGGTGCGGCCTCGACGGGGCTCGCGCCTTCGGCCGACGGTGACATCTGGTGGCACCTCGCGGCAGGTCGCGAAATGGTCGCTCGGCGTGGGCTCCTGTTCACCGATCCCTTCTCGGTCAGCGCGCAAGGGCGTGCCTGGGTCGACGTGCACTGGCTTTTTCAGCTCGCGGTGTACGCGGTGCACCAGGCGGTCGGCCTCGTCGGGCTTGTTCTGGTCAAGTGCGCGCTGATCGGCCTGGGCGCGGGCTTCCTCTACTTCGCGCTCGAAGCGCGGCGCGGCTCGTGGGCGAGGGGGCTCCTCGTGACGTCGCTGGTCGGCGGGCTCCTGGCGGCTCGCTCGCTCTTGCTCGTCCGGCCCGTGATAGGCACGCTCGTCCTGCTCGCGTTCTTCTGGTTCGCGCTCGAGCGCTTTCGGCGCGACGGCCGGGTCCGGCACCTGCTGCTATTGCCCTTGGCGCAGCTGGTTTGGGCGAATTTCCAGGGCCTTTCGGCGCTTGGCCCCGCGGTGATCGCGGCGTACGCGGTGGCGGCGCTCGGCTGGGCGAGCTTTGGCCAGACGCGTGCGTGGCCGTTTGCGCGCGAACACGCCGGTGCGCTGGCACCGTGGGCGCGGGTACAGCAGCTGTTCGCGACGCTAGGGGGGTGTTTGCTGGCGACGTGTCTCACGCCGTTTGGCTTGCGCGGCGCAGCGTTGCCGGCGCTGCTGCTCGGGCGCTTGTTGCCCGGCGAGCACCAGGTCTTCGCCCACGACGTGGCGGAGAACCTGCCGCCCTTCGAGCTCGAACGCCTGTCAGACGGCGAGTTCTGGCACTTCAAATGGTGTTTGGCGCTGCTCGCTCTGTCCGTGCTCCTGGCCGGGCGCCGCTTGAGACTGAGCCATGCGCTGCTGCTGCTCGGCTTCGCCGGGCTGGCGCTGATGAGCAACCGCAACGTGCTCCTGCTGTACTGGGTCGTGGCGCCGATCTTCGCGGTCAATCTGGCCCCGGCGCTCCGGCGGCTTTGTGTCTCGAGCTTTCGCCGCGCGGGCGTGCGCGTGGCGGTGGGTCTCAACGCGGTGCTCCTGAGCGCGCTGCTGCTCGTCTCGGCGTCGGCGGCGGCGCGCGAGCCGCCGCTGGCGGATCCGAGCCCGTTCCGGGTGCCGGCCGAGAGCGCTGCGCGCCTCGACGCGCTGCCCGGGGGCGACGTCTTTGCGGCCGATCATCACGGAGGCTACCTGATCTGGCGGCTCTATCCGCGGTTTCGGCCGTACATTGACACTCGGCTCGTGTTGCGCACCGCCGACGAGTTTGCCGAATACCTGAGGCTCGCGGACGAGCCAGAGCGTTTCGAAGCTTTTCAGGCGCGCCATTCCTTCGCCTACGTGGTCTTGCCGGTGATGTTCCCCGAGCGCTACCAGCGCTTGATTGGCCACCTCTACGCGAGCGCTGATTGGAAGCTACTCTACACGGACGGCTCGGAGGTGCTGTTTGCTCGCCGCGACCTCACGCCCGGCGTCGCGGAGCAGCCGTTCCGTGAAGCCAGCGAGACGGACCGCACCTTGGTCCAGCTGGGGCAGCGCTTCGCGGATTCCCCAAAGGTGCACGCCGCGGCACGTCTGAGCCTGGCCACGTTGCACGGCGTGCTCGGTCAGTTCGAGCAAGCGGAGCGTACGCTCGCGAGCCTCGACACGCCGCAAGCCCGGGCCCTCGAAGCGCGTCTTCGCTTCGCGGCGGGTGAGCTCGATGCCGCCGAGCGGCTCGCCCGGCAGAGCCTGATTTCCCAGGACGACGACGTCGGGAGCCTGAATCTCATGGCGTTGATCGCCCTGCGAAGGGGCGAATCGGCGCAAGGCCTGGGCTTTCTACGGCGTGCCTTGCGCGTCCGGCCTTTCGACCCCGAAGCGACGCGGATTTTGGTGAACTTGGAGGAGAGTCGACGATGA
- a CDS encoding NAD(P)-dependent oxidoreductase, with amino-acid sequence MDRLIIASTVVLPAEAARSLSEGVAPHALELAAARSAKNLAVVEPDPLVLGAEVVFGQPHPDDVCAAPRLRWVHLSTAGYARYDVAAVRAALAARGAALTTSSGVYADPCAEHALAFLLSASRRLPECLENQLGPRGWPDASVRSRSALLRGRRVLLLGFGAIGRRLAELLAPFDVDLRVLRARPRGGEPFRVVVREELGDAFAWADHVVSSLPEAEGTRRLVSAALLGRMRPDAWFYNVGRGVTVDQAALLEALEARRIAGAYIDVTDPEPLPPEHPLWRAPGCTITPHTAGGRREEPMAQVEHFLANLRRFERGEPLVDRVI; translated from the coding sequence GTGGATCGGCTGATCATCGCGAGCACCGTTGTTCTGCCGGCGGAGGCGGCGCGCTCGCTCTCGGAGGGCGTCGCGCCGCACGCGCTCGAGCTGGCCGCGGCGCGCTCGGCGAAGAACCTCGCCGTCGTCGAGCCGGATCCGCTCGTCCTGGGCGCCGAGGTCGTCTTCGGCCAGCCGCACCCGGACGACGTGTGCGCGGCGCCGCGGCTCCGCTGGGTGCACCTCAGCACCGCGGGGTATGCCCGCTACGACGTGGCGGCCGTGCGCGCCGCGCTCGCCGCCCGCGGCGCCGCCCTGACGACGAGCAGCGGTGTCTACGCCGATCCCTGCGCGGAGCACGCGCTCGCGTTCCTGCTCTCGGCCTCGCGGCGGCTGCCCGAGTGCCTCGAGAACCAGCTCGGTCCGCGCGGCTGGCCCGACGCCTCCGTGCGGTCGAGGAGCGCGCTCCTGCGCGGCCGGCGGGTGCTCCTCCTCGGCTTCGGCGCCATCGGCCGCCGCCTGGCCGAGCTGCTCGCCCCGTTCGATGTGGATCTGCGCGTCCTGCGCGCCCGCCCCCGCGGCGGCGAGCCCTTCCGCGTGGTCGTGAGGGAGGAGCTGGGCGACGCCTTCGCCTGGGCGGATCACGTGGTCTCGAGCCTGCCCGAGGCCGAGGGCACGCGGCGGCTGGTCTCGGCCGCGCTGCTCGGGCGGATGCGGCCGGACGCGTGGTTCTACAACGTCGGCCGGGGCGTCACGGTGGACCAGGCCGCGCTGCTCGAGGCGCTCGAGGCGCGCCGCATCGCGGGCGCGTACATCGACGTGACGGATCCCGAGCCGCTGCCGCCGGAGCACCCGCTCTGGCGCGCCCCGGGCTGCACCATCACGCCGCACACAGCTGGCGGGCGGCGCGAAGAGCCGATGGCGCAGGTCGAGCATTTCCTGGCGAACCTGCGGCGGTTCGAGCGGGGGGAGCCGCTCGTCGACCGGGTGATCTGA
- a CDS encoding aldo/keto reductase produces MDDWLHRAPTAFRGKRIFRLGLAANYGIDEGGVRAAMDRGVNLFLWTMRSGGLGNPLREALKGRRDSVAVVGFAQAGWFGWGVRRGAEKLLRELGTDHLDVYLLGWLGVGSAWTSATERELVHLRESGKVRALGVSIHDRARAGSLAESSPLDLLMIRYNAAHPGAERDIFPRVRDAKPSILAYTATAWRRLLKQPTGWDRPAMTAGDCYRFQLSSPHVDLALTGPKSRAEVEANLDALAKGPLTADEEAWMREFGRAVHG; encoded by the coding sequence ATGGACGACTGGCTCCACCGCGCGCCGACCGCCTTTCGCGGCAAGCGCATCTTCCGGCTCGGGCTCGCGGCGAACTACGGCATCGACGAGGGCGGGGTGCGCGCGGCGATGGACCGGGGCGTCAACCTCTTCCTCTGGACGATGCGCTCGGGCGGGCTCGGCAACCCGCTGCGCGAGGCGCTGAAGGGGCGCCGCGACAGCGTGGCGGTGGTCGGCTTCGCGCAGGCCGGCTGGTTCGGCTGGGGCGTGCGCCGGGGCGCCGAGAAGCTGCTCCGGGAGCTCGGGACCGACCACCTCGATGTCTATCTGCTCGGCTGGCTCGGCGTCGGGTCTGCCTGGACGAGCGCGACCGAGCGCGAGCTCGTGCACCTGCGCGAGAGCGGCAAGGTGCGGGCGCTCGGGGTGAGCATCCACGACCGCGCGCGGGCAGGCAGCCTGGCCGAATCGTCGCCGCTCGACCTGCTCATGATCCGCTACAACGCCGCGCACCCCGGCGCGGAGCGTGACATCTTCCCGCGCGTGCGCGACGCGAAGCCGAGCATCCTCGCCTACACGGCGACGGCGTGGCGTCGGCTGCTGAAGCAGCCGACGGGCTGGGATCGCCCGGCGATGACGGCCGGCGACTGCTATCGATTCCAGCTCTCCAGCCCGCACGTGGATCTCGCGCTGACGGGGCCGAAGAGCCGCGCCGAGGTGGAGGCGAACCTCGACGCGCTCGCGAAGGGCCCGCTCACCGCCGACGAGGAGGCGTGGATGCGGGAGTTCGGGCGCGCCGTGCACGGGTGA
- a CDS encoding bifunctional serine/threonine-protein kinase/formylglycine-generating enzyme family protein, translating into MGQDSPPRCAGCSAPLPENARFCPSCGRLVTAPDPGPALAPTAFPATQPGAVGLPPTSLPLPPVRLLPGTEISVYRIESTLGEGGMGVVYRAYDRARERIVAVKCLHSNLCGNPEIRRRFAREARVLRSWSHDNVVAVYDFVERDHLLAIVMEYVDGSTLVRHLERWRGRIPFQEIRALFGGVLEAMDEGHRMGIIHRDLKPDNILVTTGKDGLSPKIVDFGIAKILEGTTYTLSGAFLGTCCYMSPEQVKSPHAADRRSDIYSLGVTLYKLTTGQVPFDSPNHFAVMMAHVADAPAPPSSLRPDIPPALDRLVLDALSKDPAGRPASCAEFRARLDEALSEFSPAPSRPSSDGRELAPTVREKTGEQMILVPGGPFLSGQQRRKVHVDAFYMDRTPVTNRQFKAFLDVTGYRPDDDDASRLLAHFRRGEIPAGLEDHPVVYVSWDDARAYANWAGKRLPTEAEWEKAARGTDGRKYPWGRAEPGPTRANYDNREGGTVPVGSLPGGASPYGILDLAGNVWEWCEDYDDPHFYADGPSHNPRNTRPSDRPLLVMRGGSWMYGAQSLRTWARTSFEAHYRFAGGGFRCVRTASAS; encoded by the coding sequence ATGGGCCAGGACTCGCCTCCCCGGTGCGCCGGCTGCAGCGCTCCGCTCCCGGAGAACGCCCGCTTCTGCCCCTCGTGCGGCCGGCTCGTCACCGCCCCGGATCCCGGCCCGGCCCTCGCCCCGACGGCGTTCCCCGCGACGCAGCCCGGCGCCGTCGGGCTGCCGCCAACCTCCCTGCCGCTGCCGCCGGTGCGGCTCTTGCCCGGGACGGAGATCAGCGTCTATCGCATCGAGTCGACGCTCGGCGAGGGCGGCATGGGCGTCGTCTACCGCGCTTACGACCGGGCGCGCGAGCGCATCGTGGCCGTCAAATGCCTGCACTCGAACCTCTGCGGCAACCCGGAGATCCGGCGGCGGTTCGCGCGGGAAGCGCGGGTGCTCCGCTCCTGGAGCCACGACAACGTGGTCGCCGTCTACGATTTCGTCGAGCGCGATCACCTGCTCGCGATCGTCATGGAGTACGTCGACGGGTCGACGCTGGTGCGGCACCTCGAGCGGTGGCGCGGACGCATCCCCTTCCAGGAGATCCGCGCGCTGTTCGGCGGCGTCCTCGAGGCGATGGACGAGGGGCACCGCATGGGCATCATCCACCGCGACCTCAAGCCCGACAACATCCTCGTCACGACCGGGAAAGACGGCCTCTCCCCCAAGATCGTCGACTTCGGCATCGCCAAGATCCTGGAGGGGACGACGTACACGCTGAGCGGCGCGTTCCTCGGGACGTGTTGTTACATGTCGCCCGAGCAGGTGAAGAGCCCCCACGCCGCGGATCGGCGCTCGGACATCTACTCTCTCGGCGTGACGCTCTACAAGCTGACGACAGGGCAGGTGCCGTTCGACAGCCCCAACCACTTCGCCGTGATGATGGCCCACGTCGCCGACGCCCCGGCGCCCCCCTCGTCGCTGCGCCCCGACATCCCGCCGGCCCTCGACCGGCTCGTGCTCGACGCGCTGTCGAAGGACCCGGCAGGGCGGCCGGCGTCGTGCGCGGAGTTCCGGGCGCGGCTCGACGAGGCGCTCTCGGAGTTCTCGCCCGCCCCGTCGCGGCCCTCGTCCGATGGGCGCGAGCTCGCGCCGACGGTCCGCGAGAAGACCGGCGAGCAGATGATCCTCGTCCCCGGCGGGCCGTTCCTGAGCGGGCAGCAGCGCAGGAAGGTCCATGTCGACGCCTTCTACATGGATCGCACGCCGGTCACGAACCGCCAGTTCAAGGCGTTCCTCGACGTGACCGGGTATCGCCCCGACGACGACGACGCGAGCCGGCTCCTCGCCCATTTCAGGCGCGGCGAGATCCCCGCGGGCCTCGAGGACCACCCGGTGGTGTACGTGTCGTGGGACGACGCGCGGGCCTACGCCAACTGGGCCGGCAAGCGCCTGCCGACCGAGGCCGAGTGGGAGAAGGCCGCGCGCGGCACCGACGGCCGCAAATACCCGTGGGGGCGCGCCGAGCCCGGGCCCACGCGCGCGAACTACGACAACCGCGAGGGCGGGACGGTGCCCGTCGGCTCGCTGCCGGGGGGCGCCTCCCCGTATGGCATCCTCGACCTCGCCGGCAACGTGTGGGAGTGGTGCGAGGACTACGACGATCCGCACTTCTACGCGGACGGCCCCTCCCACAACCCGCGCAACACGCGGCCTTCGGATCGGCCGCTGCTCGTGATGCGCGGCGGCTCGTGGATGTACGGCGCGCAGTCGCTCCGCACCTGGGCGCGCACGAGCTTCGAGGCGCACTACCGCTTCGCCGGCGGCGGCTTCCGGTGCGTGCGAACGGCCTCGGCGAGCTGA